A segment of the Curtobacterium sp. MCSS17_007 genome:
GCGCCGAGGGCTCCTTCACCCTCACGCGCTTCGTGATCAGCTGCTGCGCCGTCGACGCGCAGCCCGTCGGCCTCGGCGTGGTCGTCGACGGTCCCGTCCCCGACGCCGACCAGTGGGTCCGTGTCACGGGCAAGCTCGCCGCGAACCCGGACCAGTCCGCCGACGCCCGGATCGTCATCCGCGCCGCCACCGTCCGTGACATCGACCAGCCGACGGATCCGTATGAGTACTGATCCGCAGCACACCGGCCCGCTCCGCCGCCGCCCGCGTGACCGGTACCGCCGACGGCTCGTCGCATCGCTCACCGTGTTCGTCCTGGTCGGCGCTGTCGCCGCCGTCGTGGGCGCCCAGCAGGGGCCCCGTCTGCGCGACGTGACCTACGACCCGACCGGGCTCGTCACGCGGCCGGCACAGCGCGTCATCCTCACCGCGAACCAGGCCCTGCAGCGCGTGTCGGCCGACGCGGTCACCGTCACGCCGTCGGCACCGCACACCGTCACGTCGAGCGGCAACACGATCGCCGTCGAGTTCGCCGGGCCGCTCGACTACGACCGCTCGTACGAGATCGCGGTGGCCGGGGTCCGCGCGCCCGGGCAGCCCGCCACCTCGGAGCTCCGCACGACGATCACGACGGGGAGCACCGACGTCCTCGCGCTCGTGCCGGGTCCCTCGGGCGGGAAGGACCGGATCGTGCGCCGGTCCCTCGACGCCGGTGGGGCCACCACCGTCTACGAGGCGACGGGCATCACGGAGTACGCCCGGCTCGGACGCTCGCTCGTCGTCGTGCGCGGTCGGGACGGGAGCTCGACCGTCGAGATCGTCCCGCTCGCCGGCGGCGTGCAGGACGACACCACGCCCGTCGAACGACTGACGCTCCCCACGGCCGACGGACGCGTGACCGCCCTGCACGTCGCCGACGACGGCGCGTCGTTCGGGTTCGAGTACGCCGACACGTCGACCGGGCAGTCGCGCAACGTCGGGCTCTACGTCGTGGACATGACCGGCACGCACCTGCCGACCGCGATCGCCGCGGACGGGAAGCCCGCCACGGGCGCCGTCCCGATGACCGTCGCGCAGTGGGCGTACGTGCCCCGCACCGAGAGCGCCCTGGTACGGACCGGTTCGGACGACCTGGTGCTCGTCGACATGAGCGGACGGAACGACCCGGTCCGGCTCGGCAGCGCCACGTACCTGCACGGGTTCGTCGGCACCGGCACCACGGCCGTGGTCGAGACCGGCACGGGCATCGTCCGCCTCGACCTGACCGACGGCGACCGGACCGCCATCGCGGCGCCCGACGGCAGCACCGACGCGCCCTACCTCGGTCGGATCGCCCAGCTCGGCGACGACACCTACGTGCGGGTGGTGGGCGACGTGCGGGCGGACGGCACCCTCGCCCAGCGGATCGTGCGGGTGGAGGGGAGTCGCGCCTCCCGGCTGCCCGTGCAGGTGCCGGAGGACGCGAGCGTCACCGCGGTCTGCCCGTCACCGAACAGCCAGTTCCTCGCCGTCGCGACCGCGTCGGCGTCGAGCGACCTGGTCAGCATCGTCGACGCGACGTCCGGCGCGCTCGAGGCGAGTGTGCAGGCGTCGTCGGTGGACTGGTGCGGCGCCCTGCCCTCCGGTGACGAGGTGGGCTGACGGGGCCGCTCGGCGTCAGCGACGCAGCGTCTGCTTCGGGTACTCGCCGAACCGGCGCAGGTACTCCCCGGAGAACCGGCCCATGTGGGTGAAGCCCCAGCGGGCCGCCACCTCGGCGACGGACGCCGATCCGGGTTCGGCGCGGAGCAGGTCGTCGTGCGCGCGCCGCAGCCGGACCTCGCGCAGGTACTGCATCGGCGTCCGGTCGAGCGTCCGCTGGAACGACTCCTGCAGGCCCCGCACGCTCAGGTCGGCGGCACGGGCGATGTCGGACACCGTCAGTGGTTCGTGGGCACGGGCGTGGATGGTCTCGACGGCAGCACGCATCCGGGCGTTGCGGTGCTCGCCCCATGCTGTCGGTGCCGGTTCACCGTGGAAGCGGTACATGTCGAGCAGGGCGCGCACGACGTCGCGCTGCGACTCGTGCCACGCCAGCGACGACGCGCCCTCGTCCCGCAGCGCGCGCACCGACGACGCGACCGAGGCGCGCCAGCGCTCCACGGAGGCGGGGGTGGGCGGCGTGAACCGGTCGAACGCGAGCGTGCCGTCGACCAGGTACCGCTCGGCGGCGACGTCGAGCACGAGCTCACGGTCGAGGTGCACGAGCCGCTGGTCCCAGTCGCGGTAGTCCATGTCGAACCGCTGCTCGATGGGGAAGAGCACCGGCACGCCGTGCTCCATGCGGACGGCGTTGCGCCCGGTGTCGACGGTCGCCGATCCGGCGTCGATCCACTGGACGACGACCTCGCCCTCCACGGCGACGTCGCCGCGGAGGTTGCCGTGCATCTGGGATCGACGGATGCTCATGCGCTCGTCGCCGATCGCGACGTAGCGGTACCAGAAGTCGTCGTCGACGCGGGCGGAGTGCCAGGCCTTGCCGGCGTACATCCCGGCCAGGTCGGCGATCGCCTTGTCGGTGTCGTTGCCGGACACCGACACCAGGGAGCGGATTCCCTCGTTCGTCGTGTTGTCCATCGTTCAAGCCTCTCGCGCTCCGGGGACAGTGGCGGCGTACCGCGTGACGCGGACCGTTCGCTCGCGTTCTGCGGACAAGGCTCGCGTGGATCGCACAGGACGACGGACGGGAGGCGTGGCACCTGCTGGCACCGCGCCTCCCGTCACGTGGGTGGTTACCCGCTCCACTCGGGTGACCGGAGCCGCTGGCCTGCGGCGTACCGGCCCGTCAGGCCAGGGTGGCCGCGTCGATGACGAAGCGGTACCGGACGTCCGAGGCGAGCACGCGCTCGTAGGCCTCGTTGATGCGGTCGGCGCTGATGAGCTCGGTCTCCGGCAGGATGCCGTGCTCGGCGCAGAAGTCGAGCATCTCCTGGGTCTCGGCGATGCCACCGATGTTCGACCCGGCGAAGGTGCGACGGGCGCCGATGAGCGAGAACACCGGGACCTCGAGCGGCTCCGAGGGGGCGCCGACGTTGACGAGCGCGCCGTCGACCTTGAGCAGGCCGAGGTACGACGACAGCGGGATCTTCGCCGAGACCGTGTTGATGATGAGGTCGAACGAGCCGCGCAGGCGCTCGAACGTCTCCGGGTCCTTCGTCGCGTGGTGGGCGACCGCGCCGAAGCGCAGCGAGTCCTGCTCCTTGGCGGTGGTCTGCGACAGGACCGTCACCTCGGCGCCGAGCGCCGCGGCGATCTTGACGCCCATGTGACCGAGACCGCCGAGGCCGACGATCGCGACCTTCTTGCCCGGGCCGGCACCCCAGTGGTGCAGTGGCGAGTACAGGGTGATGCCGGCGCACAGCAGCGGTGCGACCTTCTCGATGTCGAGCGACTCGGGGACGCAGAGGACGAAGTCCTCGTTCACCACGACGGCCTCGGAGTAGCCGCCCTGGGTGATCGAGCCGTCCGCGGGGTCCTTGCTCGCGTAGGTCTGGGTGTTGCCCTCCAGGCAGTACTGCTCCTGGCCGGCACGGCACTGCTCGCACTCGCCGCAGGAGTTCACCATGCATCCGACGCCGACACGGTCGCCGACCCGGTGCTTCGTGACGTCGCTGCCGACGGCGGAGACGTGCCCGACGATCTCGTGGCCGACGACCTGCGGGTACTGGATCTGGCCCCACTCGCCGCGGACGGTGTGGATGTCCGAGTGGCAGATGCCGGCGTAGGCGATGTCGATCTCGACGTCGTTCGGGCCGAGGTCACGGCGGGTGATGGTGGTCTTGACGAGCGGCTCGGTGGCCGACGGTGCCGCGTACGCGTTGACGGTGCGCATTGGTCTCCTCGTGGGGGTGCTTCTCGGGTCGGGTGCGACCCGCACACCAGTGTGGTCCCGCGCTCCCGGGACAGGGAGGTTGCGATGGGGTCCCCCTCGTGGCGCCGCGCGGGCGCGTCGGCACGCGTGCCGCGGCGTCGCGGCGTTACCCCTCGGCACCGGTGTCGTCGTCGCGTGCACCGACCGGCTTCGACTCGGGCGAGCCGCGCTCCCGCAGGTACACCGAGAGCACGACCATGCTCCCGACGGCCAGGAACTCGGACTGCCAGTTCTGCAGTGTCCGGTTCCAGAAGTCGGCGCTGGTCACGTAGCCGGTCCAGGTGACCGGCGGCTCCAGTGACGCGAGCTGCTGCTCGTCGAAGGCGACCGTCCCCGCGACGGACTGTGCGAGCCAGGACAGCACGAACACCGACCCCATCACGACGAGGAGCGAGTGCGAGAAGAGCGCCTGGCGCAGCCCGCTGACGGCGGCCCACCGCGGGGAGTCGGGCCGGGCGGCGGTGCCCACCTCCTGGTCGCGGTCGGACTCGCGGCCGATCTGCGACGGCTCCTTCGACTCCGGGGACCCGCGTTGCACGAACCAGACGGTCGCCCAGATGTAGAGCAGGAACTGCAGGTACTCCGACTGCCAGTTCTCCGCCACGTCCGTCGAGAACGACGACGACGTGACGTACTCCGGCCAGCCGATCGGCAGGAGCCCGTCGGCGGCCTGCTCGTCGTTGAACGCGGCCCACCCGGCGAACGACTGCCCGACGAGAGCGAGCAGGAAGAGCGCCCCGAAGAACAGGCTCAGGGAGTTCTCGCGGACGAAGGAACGCACGCGCGTCACCGTCCCAGCAGCCCGACGGTCAGGGAACAGGCGAGGCCGACGGCGATCACGACCACGTACGCGATGTACACCTTCCGCATCTCAGCTCCCGTCCACCGTGCACTCGTAGGGCGCGTCGGGCACGGACCGGCACCCTGCCGCCCGCACGAGCCAGGAGTCCCCGGAGCGCGCGAGGAACACCGCGTGGTGGTCGGACTCGACGATCGCAGCCCGTCCGTACACCTGCGTGCGGCCGTCCTCGGGAGTCGGGAGGTCGAGGGTCGTCACGCCCTCGGCGCACGGGCTCCCGGTCCGGTCCTCGACGTCCGTCCGCGCGTCCGGCACGAGCAGGGCACACGCGGCGCGACCGTCCCCGTGTCGGACGTCGCGGAGGAACCGGTCGGCGGTGGCCATGGCGTCCACGCGGGTGCTGCCGCCGGCGCTGCACCCCGTCAGCGCGAGCACGAGCACGGCGGCAGCACCGGCCACGGTGGTGGTGGTCACTCGGCTCTTGGGCGTCGATCGCATGCCATCGGAGTACCGCAGCGGCGCTCGGAGGTCGCTCGGGGACCGCGTGGATCGGGCAGGACGGGCGGCGCGACCGCGGCGAGCGCCGGCGCCGTCGTCAGCCGACGAGCCGCGCCAGCCGCTGCCCCGCGATCGTCGCGAAGCGCAGCGGGTCGCGGAGGGCGTCGTCCGGCTCGCCGGTGGTCTGCGTCGCGAGCACCACGAGGGAGGCCGCGGCGTCGAAGTCGTCGAGCGGTGCCTCGACCTCGCCCGCGACCAGGAGCACCCGCGCACCCGGGGCGTGCTCCGCGGCGAGTGCGCGCACCGCCGTCGGCACCTTCCCCGCGGCGCTCTGCTCGTCGTAGCGGCCCTCGCCCGTGACCACGACGTCCGCGCCCTCGAGCAGCGTGGGCAGCTCGAGCACGTCCGCGACCGCCCGGGCTCCCGGTGCGAGCGTCGCGCCCCACGCGAGCAGCCCGAACCCGACGCCGCCCGCAGCGCCGGCACCGGGTGTCGCGGGGTCGACACCGGGGAAGCGCCGTGCCCAGTCGGCGAGCCGTTCCTCCAGGGCCGGTGCCTCCTCGGGTCCCACGCCCTTCTGCGGTCCGAACACGGCGACCGCGCCCTCGGGCCCGAGCAGTGGTGCCGTGACGTCGGTCAGCACGACGACGCCGCCCGCCGGCACGGCTCGGAGCGCGCCGCGATCGATCCCCTCGTCACGCACGACCAGTCCGAGCGCCTCGAGCACCGGGCGCCCGCCGTCCGTCGACGCGCTGCCGCCGATGCCCAGAACGAGCCCGGTCGCGCCGGCGTCGAGCGCCGCTGCGATCGCCTCGCCGAACCCCCGGCTGGTCGCCGTCCCCGGGAGCAGGTCACCGCCGAGCAGCGGCAGCCCGCTCGTCGCCGCGAGCTCGACGACCGCACGACCGTCCGGCAGCCGGAGCCAGTGGGTGTCGACCGGCGTACCGGCCGGTCCGGTCACCGTCACGGGCACGCGTTCGCTGCCCGGTACCGCCGCTGCGAAGGCGTCGATGGTGCCCTCGCCCCCGTCGGCCATCGGCACGGTGACGACGTCGTCGTCCGGTCGTTCGTCGAGCCACCCCGCGCGGACCGCCGCGGCGGTGTCGGCCGCTGACGCGGTGCCCTTCAGGGAGTCGGGAGCGATGACGACGCGCACCGCTCCACCGTAGCGGGGTGGGCGCGCGGACCCCGACGTCAGAGGGCGAAGCGCGGGTGCGGATCCCCGCCCGTCGCCAGGTCGGCGACGAGTTCGCCGAGGAGCGGCGCGAACTTGAACCCGTGCCCGGAGAACCCGGTCGCGACCGTGAGCGGGCCACGGCGGTCGACGACGAAGTCCTCGTCGGGGGTGGTGTCGTAGAGGCAGCTGATGAAGGTCGGACGGGTCGCGTCGACGCCCGGCACGTACCGAGCCACGTACGCCTGCAGCCGCTCGGCCTCGGCTGCCACCGGCAGGTGGTCGCGGGCGTCCGGGTCGACGACCGGCCCGGTACCGTGGAAGCCGACCTTGACCCCCTCGCCGGGCGTGAGGAGTCCGTACACGTCGTCGCCGTCGGCCCAGTGCACGAACGACGGCCACGCCTGGTCCGGCAGGCGGCTGGGGAAGTGCGCGGGTTGCTCCTGCGTGACACGGACGGCCGGGAGGCGCGCCCCGCGTTCCGCGAGCACCCCACCCACCAGCGTGGGCGCCCAGGACCCCACGGCGGCCACGACGCTCCGCGCGCGGACCGCGGTGTCGTCGCCGAGCACGACGGTGAGGTCGTCGCCGTGGTCCTCGATGCCGACGACCCGCGTGTCGAACCGGAGCTCGGCGAGGCCCGTCCGCTCGGCCAGGGTGAGGAAGAGCTCGATCGCGGCGGCGGAGCGGATGCGTCCGGCCGTCGCGTGCGTCAGGACGTGGCCCTCGAAGGCGATGCCGGGCCAGCGGGCCGCGGCGTCCTGCGGGGTGAGTGTCTCGTGGGCGATGCCCGCGTCGGACAGCGCTGCGGCGATCGCGTCGACGACCTCGGGGCGGCCGTGGTCGACGGCGCCCGTCCGGTCGAGCAGCGTCGTGCCGGACGTCGCCTCGAGTGCCTCCCAGAGCGCCAGTGCCCGGGTCGTCAGCGCGACGTACTCCGGGTCCGTGTAGCCCTGCCGGAAGATGCGGGTCGCGCCGTGCGACGAGCCCTCGTGGTGCCCGCGCCCGTGCTGCTCGACGAGCAGGACACGCTCGCCGCGTGCGGTCAGCGCGTGCGCCGTCGCGGCCCCGACGACCCCGCCGCCGATGACCAGGTGTCCGTCGAGCCGGGTGTCGTCCATCCCGGCAGCGTAGTGGCCCGGCCCGGTCAGCCGACCGGCACCGTCTCCCGGCGCTCCTGCTGCCACGCGGCGGCCGGAGCGGCGCTCTCCGCTACCGGGTGCCCGCGACCGGGATGTCCCAGTAGGTGGGCTGCTCGTACTGCTCGGACCAGCCGCGCCGCATCCGGGTCGCCGCCCGGTCGAAGGCGTCGACCACGTCGGTGTCGTCGGTGAGGAGCGCCTGCAGGCGGAGCCCGTCGTAGAGCGCGAGCAGCTGCTGCGACCCGCGCACCGGGTCCATGGTCGCGGGCTCCCGGCCGGTCCGGACGTCCTCGGCGAGCGCGTGGCGGACCACCTCGCGGAACTCCCGGTACGCGGACCGGTAGTAGTCGGCGCCGTCGGCGGAGGGGTCGGTCGCGACGGTGAGGCTCGACGCGACCAGCCGCATGAGCGCCGGCTCCTCGGCGTGCGCCGCGAGCAGGGCGTGCAGGTACGCGACCGTGCCCTTCTCGGCGGCGAGCGGCTGCAACGGTATCGAGACGGCACGGGTCCAGCGCATCACGGTCGCCGCCAGCAGTGCGTGCCGGCTCGGGAAGAGCTCGGTGATCTGCGCGGTCGTCATCCCGCAGCGCTCGGCGACCGCCTCGACGGAGAACCGGGACACGCCGCCGTCGTGGATGACGGCGATGGCCCCGTTGATCGCGCGGGTCTTCGGCGCCTCGTCGGCGATGGTCTGCTGCGACGTGAGGGGTGCGAGCGGGTGCTTGCGGAACCACTCGAGCAGCCCCTTCGCGCGGGATGCCGCGCCGCTGGGGTCGGTGGGACGGCCCGGCGCGAAGAGGTCGCTGAACCCCGGGACCTCCTGCATGAGGGGGTCGAGGGACTGGAACGCCATCGACCAGTCGGGGAAGGACCGCTGCTGGATCGTCTCGTCGAGCAGGACCCGGACGTTCGTGTGCCGGGGGTCGGCCCGGACCTGCTCGAACCGGGCGTGCACGACGTCGTCCTCGCCCTCGAGGATCCCGATGCAGTTGTCGCCCTTGTGCGCGAGCATCCCGGTCACGCCGAGTCGCGTGTTCTTCTCGCGGCCGACGGCGAGGATCTGCGCGAGCTCCGAGTCCGTGATCGGACGGGTCTGCGTGCTGGTGTAGACGAGTGAGCGCATCTGCTTTCTCCTTGTTGCACGGAGCGCGGTGCTCCCGGTCCGAGTCAAGACGGCTGCGCGCCGTCGGGCAAGCCCCACGTTCGGGAACCGGAGCGTGCCGCCCGGTGCCGACGACGACGAGGGCCGGGTCCGCACGTCTCGTGCGGACCCGGCCCTCGCAGCAGGTGACCGGCGCGGGTCGCTGGTCAGGCCTGTCGACGGCGCCGCGATCCGATGACCGCCGTCACCGCGCCCAGCACGAGCAGCACGATCGCCGTCAGGATGCCGGAGCGCGGGTCCGAGCCGGTGAAGGCGAGGGCGCCGGACGTCCCGGTGCCGCTGCCGTCACCGACGGTGACCGTGGTGCCACCGGTCCCACCGGCGGTGCCGTCGCCGACCACGACGTACTCGAACGCCAGGTCGTCGCTCGTGCCGCCCGGGGTGCTGACGGTGATCGCCGTCGTGCCCTCGTCGCACGCCGGCGTGGTGAACGTCAGCGCGGTGCCGTCGTCCGAGACCGTGACGTCGGCCGGGTCGATGGTGACCCCGCAGATCGTGACGGTGGTCGCTCCCGGCACGAAGCCGTCACCGTCGACGGTCACGGTCGTGCCGCCGGTCGTCGGGCCCGAACCGGGGGTGGCGCCGGTGACCGCGGGGACGGGCAGGTAGGCGTAGGCGTCCTCGGCCACGGTGGTGCCGCCCGGACCGGTCACGGCCACGTCCGCCGTGCCGACGGTGCCTGCGGGCGTGGTGACGGTGACGGACGTGTCGGTCGGCTCGCCGACGATGGTCGCGGGGGCGCCGTCGAAGGTGACCTCGGTGGTGCCGGCCAGGTCGGTGCCGCTGATCACGACCGTCTGACCGCCAGCGGTCGGTCCGGAGGCGGGGGTCACCCCGGTGACGGTCGCCGCGGCAGCCGGCGCCACGTACCGGAACTGCGTCGGGGCGGTGAGCGTGGTGTCGCCCGGGAACCCGACCGTGACGTCCACGAGCCCGGTGCCGGCCGGTGACGTCACGACGATCGTCGTCCCGTCCTCGGACACGGACTGCACCTCGGCGAGGGTGTCCCCGAAGCGGACCTCGTCGGCGGCCTGCAGGCCCGTGCCGGTGATGGTCACGGCCGTGCCGCCGGCGGTCGGGCCCTCGGTGGGCGAGAGCGCGGTGACCGTCGGTGCGACGTACACGTAGGGCAGGCTGTCCGACGATCCGCCGCTCGTGACGACCGCGGTGGTCGCACCGGCGGCCCCCGCGGGCGTCACCGCGGTGAGCGACGTGCCGTCGTCCGCGACGGTGACCCCGGTGGCGGGGACGCCCCCGAACGTGACCGTCGTGTCGTCCCCGAAGCCGTCGCCCGTGATGGTCACGGTCTGGCCGCCGGTGGTGGGGCCGGTGCCCGGGGTGATGTCGGTGACCGTGACCGGCGCCGCGGCGGCGGTCGGGGTCTCGCAGTTCGCCTGCGCCAGCACCACGGTGGCGACGGCGTCGTCGACCAGGGTGACGCCGGCGACGGTGCCGTCGAGCGTGACGGTGGCGAGGACCGAGGTCGCGGCGGCGGTCGTGGCCGTGGTGGTCGTCGTGCGGACCAGGTCGACCGTCAGGGTGACGCCGGCCAGGGCGCCGGTGAGTGCCGTCGAGCTCGAGACGGTGGGCGTGTCCGCGTCGAGCGTCACCGTCTGGCCGAGCACGGTGAGCCCGGTGAGCAGGGCGTCGCTCGTCGGGGTGCCGCCGACCGGGCACGTCGCGGTGGCGGTCGCGGCGTCGGCGGTGAGCACGTCGAGGCCGAGGAGCTCGATCGAGGCGCCGGCGATGTCGGCGGACGCGGTCGACCGGGTGGCGTCGCTGCTCGCGGAGGTCGAGACGACGTCCGCCCCGATGTCGGCGACCGCTGCCTGCACGAGCGTCGAGGCGTCACCGTCGAACGCGTCCGTGCCCGAACCGGCGACGGAGACGGCTCCGGCGGACACGTCGGCGGTGAGCCCGACGAGGCCGGCGAGGTCGGGTACCGCGACGTCCGCACTGATCCCGACCGCTGCCGCGTCCCCCGGTGCCGCTGCCGCGGGGCTGGCGACCACGAGGGCGCCTCCCAGTGCGGTCCCGGCGGCGACGGACATCGCTGCGAACCGCATTGCCGAGCGTCGTTGCATGGCGTTCCTTCCGTTGGAGGTTCTGTTGCAGCGGAAGCTAGGCGTCCGTACCGGGCTGGTTCGACCCTCGTTCGGGGGGATGGACGGCGCACACAAAGCTGTAGAACCCCTCAGTTCCGGGCGTTGACGCGCTCCAGACGAACCGGCCGGACCGAGCACGGGATCGACGATCCGCGCTCTGCGGATTGCGCGCCGGGGACAGTCACGCGGCCGTCGACGACGAGCGGACGCACATCCACCGGCACGAGCCTTCCCGTGCGACTCGGAGCATCGCGCTCTGGCGGCCGGTCTCCACGCTGCTGTGACGCGACGATGCGGTGGCCCGCGCACAGCGGGTGCGCACCGGCGACCGGGCGTGATGAGGAATCGGAGCGAGTGACGGGAATCGAACCCGCGCTACCAGCTTGGGAAGCTGGAGTTCTACCATTGAACTACACTCGCGCATCCCGTCGGACGGGACGCGGCAAGCCTAGCGGATTCTCCGCTGGACGCCAGCCGAACGCGCGCCGCACGGTCCGTGGCGGCGGCGATCCGTGCCTCCAGGCCGGTGCGACGCGGTCGCCGTGTCTCCCCTGTGAGGTCCCCTGGCTGACGGACACGTGTCGTCGCCGTGTGTACCGTCCAGGGGGTTCCGACGCCCTACCCGGAGGAGGACCGGATGGTCAGGCATCCCCTCATCGACGACGTGGTCGGCCCCGCCATAGTGGTCCGCTCCGCCTCGCCGGTCGTGTGGCTGACGGACTCGCTCGCCTCACTGCTGCGTCGGGCATCCGAGTCGGGGCGCACGGTCGTGCTCCGCACCGGCCGGGAGGCGGCGCTCACCCCCGCCCTGCGGCACGCGCTGGGTGCACACCAGGCCGGGTGGGCCGTGGACGAGGCCGACGGCTCGCTGC
Coding sequences within it:
- a CDS encoding DUF6766 family protein; the encoded protein is MRSFVRENSLSLFFGALFLLALVGQSFAGWAAFNDEQAADGLLPIGWPEYVTSSSFSTDVAENWQSEYLQFLLYIWATVWFVQRGSPESKEPSQIGRESDRDQEVGTAARPDSPRWAAVSGLRQALFSHSLLVVMGSVFVLSWLAQSVAGTVAFDEQQLASLEPPVTWTGYVTSADFWNRTLQNWQSEFLAVGSMVVLSVYLRERGSPESKPVGARDDDTGAEG
- a CDS encoding FAD-dependent oxidoreductase; amino-acid sequence: MDDTRLDGHLVIGGGVVGAATAHALTARGERVLLVEQHGRGHHEGSSHGATRIFRQGYTDPEYVALTTRALALWEALEATSGTTLLDRTGAVDHGRPEVVDAIAAALSDAGIAHETLTPQDAAARWPGIAFEGHVLTHATAGRIRSAAAIELFLTLAERTGLAELRFDTRVVGIEDHGDDLTVVLGDDTAVRARSVVAAVGSWAPTLVGGVLAERGARLPAVRVTQEQPAHFPSRLPDQAWPSFVHWADGDDVYGLLTPGEGVKVGFHGTGPVVDPDARDHLPVAAEAERLQAYVARYVPGVDATRPTFISCLYDTTPDEDFVVDRRGPLTVATGFSGHGFKFAPLLGELVADLATGGDPHPRFAL
- a CDS encoding IPT/TIG domain-containing protein — its product is MRFAAMSVAAGTALGGALVVASPAAAAPGDAAAVGISADVAVPDLAGLVGLTADVSAGAVSVAGSGTDAFDGDASTLVQAAVADIGADVVSTSASSDATRSTASADIAGASIELLGLDVLTADAATATATCPVGGTPTSDALLTGLTVLGQTVTLDADTPTVSSSTALTGALAGVTLTVDLVRTTTTTATTAAATSVLATVTLDGTVAGVTLVDDAVATVVLAQANCETPTAAAAPVTVTDITPGTGPTTGGQTVTITGDGFGDDTTVTFGGVPATGVTVADDGTSLTAVTPAGAAGATTAVVTSGGSSDSLPYVYVAPTVTALSPTEGPTAGGTAVTITGTGLQAADEVRFGDTLAEVQSVSEDGTTIVVTSPAGTGLVDVTVGFPGDTTLTAPTQFRYVAPAAAATVTGVTPASGPTAGGQTVVISGTDLAGTTEVTFDGAPATIVGEPTDTSVTVTTPAGTVGTADVAVTGPGGTTVAEDAYAYLPVPAVTGATPGSGPTTGGTTVTVDGDGFVPGATTVTICGVTIDPADVTVSDDGTALTFTTPACDEGTTAITVSTPGGTSDDLAFEYVVVGDGTAGGTGGTTVTVGDGSGTGTSGALAFTGSDPRSGILTAIVLLVLGAVTAVIGSRRRRQA
- a CDS encoding helix-turn-helix domain-containing protein; protein product: MDNTTNEGIRSLVSVSGNDTDKAIADLAGMYAGKAWHSARVDDDFWYRYVAIGDERMSIRRSQMHGNLRGDVAVEGEVVVQWIDAGSATVDTGRNAVRMEHGVPVLFPIEQRFDMDYRDWDQRLVHLDRELVLDVAAERYLVDGTLAFDRFTPPTPASVERWRASVASSVRALRDEGASSLAWHESQRDVVRALLDMYRFHGEPAPTAWGEHRNARMRAAVETIHARAHEPLTVSDIARAADLSVRGLQESFQRTLDRTPMQYLREVRLRRAHDDLLRAEPGSASVAEVAARWGFTHMGRFSGEYLRRFGEYPKQTLRR
- a CDS encoding BLUF domain-containing protein — translated: MRSLVYTSTQTRPITDSELAQILAVGREKNTRLGVTGMLAHKGDNCIGILEGEDDVVHARFEQVRADPRHTNVRVLLDETIQQRSFPDWSMAFQSLDPLMQEVPGFSDLFAPGRPTDPSGAASRAKGLLEWFRKHPLAPLTSQQTIADEAPKTRAINGAIAVIHDGGVSRFSVEAVAERCGMTTAQITELFPSRHALLAATVMRWTRAVSIPLQPLAAEKGTVAYLHALLAAHAEEPALMRLVASSLTVATDPSADGADYYRSAYREFREVVRHALAEDVRTGREPATMDPVRGSQQLLALYDGLRLQALLTDDTDVVDAFDRAATRMRRGWSEQYEQPTYWDIPVAGTR
- a CDS encoding NAD(P)-dependent alcohol dehydrogenase — translated: MRTVNAYAAPSATEPLVKTTITRRDLGPNDVEIDIAYAGICHSDIHTVRGEWGQIQYPQVVGHEIVGHVSAVGSDVTKHRVGDRVGVGCMVNSCGECEQCRAGQEQYCLEGNTQTYASKDPADGSITQGGYSEAVVVNEDFVLCVPESLDIEKVAPLLCAGITLYSPLHHWGAGPGKKVAIVGLGGLGHMGVKIAAALGAEVTVLSQTTAKEQDSLRFGAVAHHATKDPETFERLRGSFDLIINTVSAKIPLSSYLGLLKVDGALVNVGAPSEPLEVPVFSLIGARRTFAGSNIGGIAETQEMLDFCAEHGILPETELISADRINEAYERVLASDVRYRFVIDAATLA
- a CDS encoding glycerate kinase encodes the protein MRVVIAPDSLKGTASAADTAAAVRAGWLDERPDDDVVTVPMADGGEGTIDAFAAAVPGSERVPVTVTGPAGTPVDTHWLRLPDGRAVVELAATSGLPLLGGDLLPGTATSRGFGEAIAAALDAGATGLVLGIGGSASTDGGRPVLEALGLVVRDEGIDRGALRAVPAGGVVVLTDVTAPLLGPEGAVAVFGPQKGVGPEEAPALEERLADWARRFPGVDPATPGAGAAGGVGFGLLAWGATLAPGARAVADVLELPTLLEGADVVVTGEGRYDEQSAAGKVPTAVRALAAEHAPGARVLLVAGEVEAPLDDFDAAASLVVLATQTTGEPDDALRDPLRFATIAGQRLARLVG